GGCATCTGATGGCTTAAGTCGTAAGGAGACATGTTGCTTCCCAGGTTAAGAAGAGGTTGCAGGAGGGAAGTCAGAATGGCAGCAAGGGTCAAGGAGATTGTTAGCTGGATCCAGGTGACTTGACGGATGATAATGGCATGGACTACAGAGGTGTCCGTTAGGAAGTGGTGGGATTAGGATTGAATCTGTCGGTGATAAAGAGGGAACATTCATAGTCTCtcctgaggaggaagggagagagcatGCAGAATCTAGGGATCCCCCAAGGCATTTGGCCCTAGCAACCGGAATGGTGAGGTTCCCACTTACTAAGAGGGGGACCTTTAAAGGCAAAGCATAGCTGGGAGACATATGAGGAGTTTGCTCTTGAGTCTGCTGACTTCATGATGCACTTTCGACATCCAAATGGGAATGTCAGTTGGATGATTGGATAGAATATAGCATTTAGGGGGAAGTGCGTGTGTCGGAAGGGAAGTCTTCAGATGTTGTCAGTGTAGCGACGGTGGCTGAGACTGACTCAGGTCACCAAGGGAGTAGGTGGTATACTGGAGGGAAGAGGCCCAAAGTATAGCAATGGAGACAGGGAGAACAACCCTAGAGCCTGGTCATGCAAAGAGTGTGCCACTGCCGGAGTGTGCCAGCAGCTGCCAGTACCCAGGTTGGGTTGCCTCCTCTGGTTAGCATCAACTGGCTTCAGCTCCAGGAAGGTCCTCTGTGACCTTGGCAAGTAGTTAGGTGGAAGGCGGGAGGGAGAAAGCCTGTGTGGAGTGAGTCTAGGAGAGGTGGGGCAAGAGGAACGGTGTGTATCGAAGGTAACCAATACTTTTAGGGAAGCCAGAGAGATGTGAGGGCCAGAGTgggctctcttgctctctccccccccctctgtctgtctgtctgtctgtctgtctgtctgtctgtctctctctctctctctctctgtctctctctctctctcctgttttctgtTAGACAGGAAAGTAGAGCAACTGGTGCGCTGTGGGAGGGATCTGGTAGGGAGGGAAAAGTCAGTGatgcaggagagagaagggggttgGCCTTAGCCTAGAGCAAGGACAGTGCCTGGTCATAGAAAAGAACCAAGCCCCTTAGGCTTCCACGGCTCCTGGTGGTGGATAGGAAAGGTGCAGAGTGTtggctttctcttctgttctcagaGGACCAGAAGCAAGGCCGTTAGCTgagagaggatgggaaggaggtgGTCAGAGGTTTGAGGGGAGACTTGTAAATACTGTGGGGTGAATGGAATGGGAATGGGGATGGAGTAGTGGTGGGTTGGTGTGGGGTAGGATGCAGTAGTTTGGTGAGCATGCTTGAACCAGTTTGTAGGTGAGGGATGAATCTGAAGGAAGACCAAGTGTCATTACTGTGTGTTTTTCTCCAGCCACGTAGCTGCCCGGGTTCTCGTGTGGGCAGACAGCTGCGTATAAACATCTTAATACAGTATGATGAACAGAGAGAGGCATCGAGGGTTGTGTTGTGTGAAAGGCAACTGTTGATGGTGGTAAGGGAGAGTTGAGGGCTAGGAGGGGAGACAGAGCTGTGGGGAGGAAGTAGGGTTTCTGACCCTCGCTTCCCAAAGGGATTGAGGCATGAGAGAGCTGGGAACATAAAAGGAATGAACAGGACAAATAGGAAATGGGCTGGGCTGGTGGCCGACTTGAAGCTGAGACTGGGAAAGTAGTAATGAGAGTTATTGGGAAGGGCTGGGGCTAAATGTGTGACCTCAGAAGAATGCAGGGAACGGAACGGGAGGATGCTAGAGAGTTGACCGCTCCTGGAACCACTGTGAATTGTAGAGGTGACACTGGGAGGCTTTCGGTGACCCAGGGACTACTCTCTTTAAAGAATAAGTGGCTTTCAGGAGACTGACGGTGACGGGGCATTAATGAGGCAGTTTAAAGGCACAAGTGTGAGAAATAGATTGTTGCAGAGGAGATGGGAGGTTGGTGTTAGGGGCTGAAGAAGAAATAGATCCAGCAGGTGATGACAGAGCAGTGGAGGCAGTGGCTAGGAGTCATGACCTTGAGTGGTGGGGCTTCAGAAGTTGGGCAAGTATCAGTATTCATTTAAATTAAGCGAATTCACTAAATGTGTTTGGGGGAAAGCAGAGTGGACCAGTGCAGGAGAGCCAGGGGCCTGGcgcctccttcctttccttgatgtcatctcctctctctgttcccagTAACCAtagcagatttttctttttcttttataccaGGGGGGCCCATATGCACCAATCTTATTTAATCCTTATCTAAGTCTGAGGTAGACATTGGTATCAGCCAGAGAGTACAGGTGGGAACCCGAGACCCCAAGAGACCCCGTGGAAATGCACCTTACAGGAGGCAGTACAAGGATTACTAGGAGCCATGTGCCTTTCACGACCCCTCTTATTCTTTGCTTGAATCCACAGCCTCTGTGCTTCCTTGAGTAGTAGTGAGACCTGTGCTCAGTGCAGAGGATGGAGATCCAtccattcctccacttgatgAGCCTAGGAGATGCTCTGGGCTTGGAATGAACTTGTAGTTTTCTGGGACAAGCCCTTTCCCCTCTATTCATGCACACAGTTGGCACTTCCCCTTCTTCTATTATAAAGCATGGGTTGCTTGCCGAGAACTGTAGCCTCTTGAAGGAGATCCTTAGGTGATCCTTGGGGTTTGAGCCACTGAAACAGCGAGAAGGTTTCCAAGTGACTAGAACGTGACACTTTTTCTGGGCCGATGACCTGGTAGAGGAGCTTTGCTTGAGTTCACATTCTGAGCCTCTCCCTGTGTGAGCATGGACCCAGCTGAGAAGTGAGtgacaattcttgatctttctctTGTAGGCTTCCAAGACCTGCGTCACCTCAAGTGCAGACCCCGTTTCAGAGCATGGCGGCTCTACCAGCCCAGTCCTCTTGGCTAAAGTCTCTGTCCCAGCCTCCGAGTCTTCTGGGCTTTCAAGCCAACAGAGTTTTCCCTCTCATTCTCAATTTCCAGAAACCCAGAGTCCTGCAGCTTCTGAGGCTTCCGTCTGTCtccctgtgactccagcttcCCCCAGTGCAGCGTTGCCCAATGAGCCTCCCTGCCATTCCCCTAGTTCAGAGTTACCTGCTGAGGCAGCTCCAGAAACCCCCAGACCCAACAACTCTCCTGTGGAGACAGTCTCAGGGCCCCACAGCTCCCAGCAGCCCctagtcctcttgcctcaacccCTGAATGAGGGGACTGAATTTCCAGACCTTACAGGGACGTTCCCATGTGGGGAGGAGGCAGCAGCCAGGGGTCACACGGAATCCCGTCCCAGCAGCCTGGCTCAGCGCCGCTTCTCAGAAGGTGTGCTTCGGCCACCTAGCCAGGACCAAGACAAGCTGGGCggctcactggctgctctgcccCAAGATCAGGGAAGCCAGTCTGCTCTAGATCGACCCTTTGGAAGTGGGACAGAGTCTAATTGGAGCTTGTCACAGTCATTTGAGTGGACCTTCCCCACAAGGCCTTCGGGTCTGGGTGTGTGGCGGCTGGAttccccacctccatctcccatTACAGAAGCCAGTGAGGCTGCAGAGGCTGCTGAAGCTGGCAATTGGGCTATATCTGGCAGGGAAGAAGGAGTGTCCCAGCTGGGACCAGAAACCCCATCAGCACCTGAGAGCCCAGGGAAGCCTATTTCTGGGGTTCAGGGAAATGATCCAGGCATATCCCTACCCCAGAGAGATGATGGAGGGAGTCAGCCTCAGTCCCCAGCTGTTCTTCCCTCTTCAGTTGAGGGCCCACCTGGAACACCCTTACTGCAGGCAAAGGAGAACTATGAGGACCAGGAGCCTCTGGCGGGGCAGGAGTCCCCCATAACTTTGGCTACAAGGGAGGCAGCCTTACCTGTGCTAGAACCAGTGCTGGGACAGCAGCAGCCAACACCCTCTGACCAGCCCTGCATCCTCTTTGTTGATGCGCCTGATCCTGAGCAGGCCTTGTCTACTGAGGAGGAGGTGGTGACCCTAGGCTGGGCGGAGACTACCCAGCCCATGTCAGAGGCTCAGGAACCCTGTAGCGTGTCTCCTGAGCCTACAGGCCCTGAAAGCAGTTCTCGATGGCTGGATGATCTCTTGGCATCACCACCACCCAATTCGGGTGGTGCACGGCGGGCCGCTGGAGCTGAGCTAAAGGATATACAGTCACCAAGCACATGCTCTGAGGTAAGGTGAACATAGGGAGGGATGGGGCATCAGGGCTACCCCTGATTTGGGTGGGCTTCATTCTTTTAACATGGACACCACAGAGGGCAAGCCAGCTGTGCACCCGTGTCTCATTTATCTGCAGGTGCTAGCAGAACTGCATAGGGTTGTGCTTAGGGTTCAGCTGTTAAGTTCTAGTCTTGACACCAGTTTTCACTAGCTGATCAGTCTTAGGAGTGAAACTTAATTGTAACCTTTGGCCTTTCATagaagtgtgtgcacatgttgcACACGCATACATAGGCCAGATGAACCTCAGgtgtcttattttttttgttgttaaagatttattatttatttttatgtatgttagtactctatctgcatgtacactcgcatgccagaagagggcatcagattccattacagagggttgtgggAATTAACctcaggaactctgggaaagcagctaactcccttaacccctgagccatctctccagcccccagacatcttcctttttaagacagggtctcacaattcCTGCAGTTCATCCATTTCTCTAGTCTGGCCGgctaatgagctccagggatcctcccgtctctgcctccccatcacAGGGATTAAAGATACATGCCGAAATCTTTTGGGTActggggaactgaacttgagtgcTACTGCCTGTGCTGTTAGCACCTTCCTCATGTAGCCGTCTCCCCAGCTGGTGAAATGGAGAAAGTGCCTCATGCAGTGTACAGCAAGGCCCAGTAGACAACCTGTTATTCCTGGTCGTATTATGCAAGGGAATGTTGTGCGGACTTGGAGGGCCTGGGCCCATCTGCTAGCGTAGGTCTGTTACCTGGGCTCAGTGGGCTCCACTAATTCTCTGCCCAGGTGAGTCAGATACTTTTTCtaccctctgcctcagtttctgtgtCTGTCAAAGGGTGTGATGTGATAGGCTGTAGCTCAGGGAGTAAGAGGATTAAATGAGTTGGGGCATGTAAAAGGACTGAGGTTAGTGCTGGGCTCATTATAAATGCTTTGTAAGTGTTGGCTTTTACAACTGGAATTCCCGTTGAGTTCAAGAGCTGTTTTGTAAACCAGCAGCTAAAGCCCAGAGGAAGTGGTGCCTAGTGCAGAGTTACCCAGCGAGTTAGTAGCTGGGCCTAAGCCAGGACCAGCCCAGTCGTCTGCTCTGTGCCCTTTCTCCTACCAGACTGCATTTAAGGGCTAGGATCCAGGTAGCTTttgagacatatttttttttcactcctagACTGGACTGGTTGGGGtagagctggagggagggaggatccCCCGGTGGCCCTCTGGAggttggaggagggaggagtaGGAAAGGGTTAACACCACACTGACTCCTGCAGTAGGTGTGTCTGTCCCAGGATGTGGGTGACTCAATTGGCTTCTGGGAGGGGCTGCCAGAACTGCAACTGCTCCGAGAGCCAGCCGAGAGCCGGGAGTGAGACCAGGACTGGCAGGAGCCAGAGCCGTCCGACAGGTCCTGGCTAGGGGAAGCAGCCCAGCCCTGTGCGGGTACCTGGCTCACCCATCAGCCCCAGGGTGGTCAGTGGGGAGGTAGGGGGGGCATGGCCTGGCCTAGGGAAAGGGAAGCCAGCATGTCTGTCCTGGAACGGCTTCTGGCCAACGCGGCACTGCGGGACGAGGCTGGCAGGCTCCGAAGCCCTGAGCCCCAAGCCCGTCCGCCCTCTGGCTCTGGGGTGAGTCAGGGAAAGTTGGGTGGGGGTGCAGGGAGCCTTGTGCCTTTACTTTCCTGGGCTGGCTGAGGGTGGAGTCTTCCTGGGGAAGGCTGTGCAGAGGGGAAGAAGGGCCTGGGTGCTCATTGGTGCTAGAAGAGCTCTGGGTGGTGTCAGTACCTTGGTTTTTGTAAGGTAAATTGTAAGTCACTTGTCCTTCATTGACAGTgtgccccctcctcccagtcccacattTAGGCCTCTCCTTCAAGTAGGATCTCTCCTGGCAGCCAGCCAGGTGTTGCCCAAGGGCTGTAAACATGACCACAGGACTGTCCAactgcgtgtgcatgtgtgccaggCTGTTTAAATGGCTCTTGACTGATCATCTCACAAAGGTCCCATGTAGTAGAAATTACCTGTTCTTAGGCCCAGAGTAGTTAAGTgatttgctcaaggtcacacagctgaaaTCCTGGCAGCGTTCTTCTGCTAAAGTGGGGCTCTGAGGCACTAGGTAGCCATCATTTCTAAATTTGGAATGACTCCCACCTGGATTAACTCTAAAAttctccctccccccgcccccgccatttcccttttattttcttttgtttactttcttttcctttcttttcttcttcccctgttTCCCAGGGACTCCTTGGCTGGTCCCAGAAAGACCTGCAGAGTGAATTTGGGGTTGCTGCAGACTCATGCCCCAGCAGTTTTGGTCCTTCCAGCTGGTCTCAAGATGCTTCTCAGAACTACAGCCTTGGGGGCAGGAGCCCTGGTGGAGACCCAGGTCTTGGGAAAAGAGACTGGAGCAGCAAGTGTGGGCAAGGATCTGGGGAGGGGAGCACTAGGGAGTGGGCCAGCAGATGCAGCCTTGGCCAAGAGGTGATCAGAATCGGCAGCAGCCAGGATGAGAGCGAAGTGCCTGTCCATGAGCGGGCAGTGGGGAAGCCGGCCCAGCTTGGCACTCAGGGCCTGGAGGCTGATGCACAGGAATGGGAATTCGGGAAGAGGGATTCTCAGGACCCTTACTCCAGCCATGACAAAGAGCTCCAGGACCAGGAGTTCGGGAAGCGAGATCCCTTGGGTTCCTTCAGCATCCGAGATGCAAACCTTCAAGACTGGGAGTTTGGGAAGAGAGTGTCTGTGAGCACCAACCAGGATACAGATGAAACCCATCAAGAACTGGGGAAGAACCTCTCTCGTGGCTACAGCAGCCAGGATGCTGAAGAGCAGGACCGGGAGTTTGAGAAGCGAGATTCTGTACTGGACCTCCATGGCAGCCGGGCCACAGCCCAGCAGGACCAGGAGTTTAGGAAGAGTGCTTGGTTAAAGGATTACAGTGGTGGTGGCTCAAGGGTGCTCGGCTCACAGGAGAGAGGCTTCGGAACACGAtctctgagctctgggttcagcccCGAGGAAGCTCAGCAGCAAGATGAGGAGTTCGAAAAGAAGACTCCAGTTGTCGAAGACAGGTTTCGTGAGACCAGCAGGGATGTGGGTCAACTGGAGGAAGGAGCACCTGGGGGCCTGCTGAGCCCCAGTACACCCAATTCACAAGATGGAGCTGCCAGGCCGAAAGATGAAGGCAGTTGGCAAGCTGGTGACTCCAGCCAGGAGATCACAAGGCTGCAGGCAGAAAGTCAGAGCCCTACCAATCTGGACTCAGAAGACAAAGGGAAGGAGCAGCGAGGCTGGACTGGGGAGTTCAGCCTTGGTGTTGCAGCCCAGTCGGAGGCCACATTTAGTCCAGGGCGGCAAGACTGGAGCAGGGACTTGTGTGTGGAGGCCTCTGAGAGTAGCTATCAGTTTGGCATCATCGGCAACGACAGAGTGAGTGGCGCTGGCCTCAGCCCCTCCAGGAAGAGTGGAGGTGGCCACTTTGTGCCTCCTGGAGAGACAAAGGCTGGGGCTGTGGACTGGACTGACCAGCTAGGTCTCAGGAACTTGGAAGTGTCTAGCTGTATGAGTTCTGAAGGCTCAAGTGAGGCTAGAGAGAATGTTGTAGGACAAATGGGCTGGTCAGACAGCCTGGGCTTGAATAATGGAGATCTGGCGAGGCATTTGGGAACTGGAGATTCTGAGGAGCCCAGGGGCATGGGAGTTGGGGAGAAGGACTGGACTTCCAATGTGGAGGCGAGGAACAGAGATTTGCCAGgacaggcagaggtaggaaggcaCAGCCAGGCCAGAGAGAGTGGTGTGGGGGAGCCCGACTGGTCaggggtggaggctggagagttCCTTAAGTCAAGAGAGCGTGGAGTTGGACAAGCAGACTGGACACCTGATCTTGGATTAAGAAACATGGCCCCAGGGGCAGGCTGTAGCCCTGGAGAGCCCAGGGAACTTGGGGTGGGTCAGGTAGACTGGGGTGACAATCTAGGCCTGAGGAATTTGGAGGTGTCCTGTGACCTAGAGTCGGGAGGCTCTCGGGGTTGTGGAGTTGGGGAAATGGACTGGGCCCAGGACTTAGGACTCCGGAACCTTAGGCTCTGTGGGGCCCCAAGTGAAGTTAGGGAATGTGGGGTGGGAAGAGTGGGACCTGACCTAGAGCTAGATCCCAAGAGTAGTGGCAGTTTGTCCCCTGGTTTGGAGACTGGAGAGCTCTTAGAAGCCAGGGAGCTGGGGGTTGGTGAGACAAGTGGGCCAGAGACACAGGGTGAAGACAGCTCATCACCTTCCTTGGAGACGCCTTTGGAAGACACTGGAATGGATACAGGAGAAGCACCCAGCTTGGGAGCCAGGTAAGGCACTCCATCTTGGGGCTGGGAGAGAAGGTGTGATTGCTCTTTAAATAAGGGACCTCTCTGAGGAGGGAAACCCAGCTCTCTCCGTGGACTCTAGTGTTCAGAAAACAGTCCTTTAGGGCTGTGACTGTTCAGttccacattttatattttatgatgaACTTTGAAACACAAAAGTTAAATGCATTCCATTTTAGAAGATGAATTGAAAATCTGAGGTACCACTTTGGGCTTTCTCAATGACTGAGTTATGGCTGTCTAGGGAAGTAGAATCTGCCACATCTTTGGTTTCTggtgagttctctctctctctctcacactctctctctctctctctctctctctctctctctctctctctctctctctctgtgagaatTTGTGTGTTGTAcaagtacacatatatgtgcaggcaCATATATACAAGCTTCTGTGCCTATGCAATGACATTGCCTCTGCTGTTATCTCTGTCAATCTGTCTTTTGGGGGACACATTCTCTCACTACTCTGGAACTTGCCCAGTAGGCTAGGTTGGCAGGCCAAGAAGCCCCAGGGGAATCAcctggcttctgcctccccagtgctgggattacaagcatataccACTCTGTCTggccccctttctcccttaaagcaaagcaaagcaaaacagaacaaaacaagaaaacatagaATGTGGGGATTGTGCTCAAGTGTTCACTCTTGCAAGGGCAGCACTTTACCAAGTGAGGTATCTTCCTAGTACAGTTTCTGGTGAGCTCTGTAGGCCTCAAGCTCTGATCCAACATGAGCTCCTGGGATGCTTGTACAGGTAGTGGGGCAGAAGGCAACCCTGTGGAAGCCCAGGTTACCACCACAGCCTACATTATATTGGCTGGTGACTCTGGTTGCTTGACCAAGGGGTTAGGAACTCAGGGATCTAGCCTACTCTCATCATAGTACCCAGAAGAGCAGTAGCTGAGGAATCTAAAGTTGTTGAGAACCAAGTGTTAGCcctttgtctttgtctcccaaccctttttcttttcagactCTCTAGGTAGGCCATGTTGGCCTTGAGTTCAGAGAGATCAGCTTGCTTCTGCTTGCTGaggggctgggattaaagtcatgctgCTTAGGAGGCAGGCCGGTAAGAACCAACTAGTCTGTCTCATGGCTGTTCTAAAACCAACTGAGGTGGTTTCATACCTTTTTCAGCTTGTTAACATTTCATCCATTGagatttggttttcttctcttcGTTGTGGAGAACATTTTACCTTTTTCAGTCCCGGAGTGGGAGCTTCCTCCCAGGCatgtgggaagggaaggagagggaggtgtTGGATGGGGGCTGTTCTAAGTGGAAGGGCAGATGGCAGTGGGAGGAGAGCATGAGGGACCAGGAAGGGGCTAGGGAGGCTCTGGGTGGGGGTTGAGAGAGGCATTTGGcgtggaggtggaagaggagaagagcaTGGGGTTaggaaggagctgaggaaggGTGTTCTCAGTCCACTTGTCTGCTTGAGAGGAGGGGTAGGGGACAGGGAGTGGCTGAGGTTGCAGTGGCGTCTGTAGGCGGTGGAAATGTACAGATCTAAATGTTTGGGGAAGGGGGTCGGGGGTGGCGTTCCTCTGAGCCTGGACTGGTTGTTGGGCTCTGAGCTTCTGGTTTACAAGTGTCTGTGGGAGGCCCAGGGTTCCAGCAGCCACAGTCCTGGCAAAAGGGAGCACCGGTTCTGTGTCCTCAGTTTTCTTCCTGGGACTCGGCCCCCTCTGCCTGAGACTGCATGGATCTTCACTGCTGCCCCATGCAGCAGGAGAGGGATTTTGATCTTGGCCTCTTGTGAAGTTGAGAGATGGTGTGACCATCTTAAGGTAGTAGAAGTACACCATAGCCTTCTGACTCCCTCCTCGCTTTCTGGTGTGGCCGCTCTATTCATAGCAGTTACTAAGGAGTGGGGGTCTGCCCTCTGCCCCATTGGGGTTGGTTCTTGAAGAGGGAGAGCAGCATTCTCTTCTGTGTTTaggatggagggaggagtggCAGTATGGGATGGTTTTGATGAGGAGGCCTCTGGAGGCTCCCACTAAGCAGCCATGCCTTTTTTGGCTACATGGATCCAACACGCGGTCACCTGAGCTAAGAGTTTAACCCAGGCACAAGCACTTGTGTCTCGTTGTATGTAACAGAAAACACGTTTTTGTCCACAGCTGCGGGGGAATCATTGTTTGGGAGGGCCTCTGTGCATGCCATGTTCTCTGATACATGTCCTTTCTGATACAGTCCCATGTTTGAAAAgagctgtgtgctctgtggccaTGTATGTGACTTAGTGTCTAAAAGCATATCTAGGACTTGAAGTTGAGCAGTTTTCCAGACTTACCCGACTAATGTCTGGTGGGCTGGTGCTATGAGCGTCTGACATGAGGAAATAAATGCACTGTGAAATGCTTATCTTTCAAGAAAAATTTGGAGATTTCCTTTGTATCAGAAAGTCCTTGAGAATGGGTCAGAGTAGTCTGGCTTGGGGCCCATCTGCTAGTACTGATTCTTCTCTCCCTACCTCTGTGATCTCAGGCGAGTGACCTGAAGCACTGGCCTTTCCTCCTCAGGGTGTCTTTGGCCTTCTCACCTCAGGATCCATACCATCATAGGTAGATTGAGAATTTACTCCAGGCACTCTTGAAGAAGGTTAGCATATGCCAAGTGATTGATCACAAACCCTGCCTCTCCTGTGCTAAttgcttaaacaaacaaacaaaacaaaacaaaacagaaaatcaaaaccacTAGTCACCTATATTTTGTATCTGTTTTGCAAGTGTGGATGTGACGTGTCCATAAAGGGAGGCCCCTTGGGGACACTTTTGTTGCTGTCCTCATGTTGAACAAATACATTGTGGATGGCAATCATTGGTCAGACTGCTGGCAGGAATAACTATGATGAACTAGTGggagtgtgggggtgtgggggtgcacTTGAGCTGGATCTAGGGCCATCTCATTCTGGAGAGAGTGACACTTCTGGGTCTGCCAGAGCTGGTGTAGGATCCTTATTTTCTGGTCTCTTGGTCATTCCTTGCTCCTGCCCTTTGGACCCCACGATACAAAACCTTCCCAGCCAGTTTGAAATTTTGTAGGCTCTAAGAAGACTCAAAGGTCATTTGGTCTGGCTACCTCTCATTtcagggatggagaaagagaggctCAGAGGGAGAGTGTGGTTTACACAAGTACCCACTGCCTGTGATTGTGAGTGTCTTCCTGTTCCTGTGGGCCCTAACTTTCTGAGTCCCCTCCATGTTTCTCTCTGGTATCTTTGTCCCTTCA
The nucleotide sequence above comes from Mastomys coucha isolate ucsf_1 unplaced genomic scaffold, UCSF_Mcou_1 pScaffold15, whole genome shotgun sequence. Encoded proteins:
- the Tnks1bp1 gene encoding 182 kDa tankyrase-1-binding protein, encoding MKGSTLRESTAMASPLPQDMEEELVPVGSEPGDPRAKPPVKPKPRGLPGKPALPAKPSLLVPVGPRPPRGPLAELPSARKMNMLAGPQPYGVSKRPLPFTPRPTAEAAAGGEVTQESGKEDAGKEDLPPLTPPARCAALGGVRKAPAPFRPSSERFAACTVEEILAKMEQPRKEIPASPDRLWGSRLTFNHDGSSRYGPRTYGASCPREEDNKFPAKGQSQEGTAEIPTECQEEHSKTPEERNLTSSLAMNGDLAKLASSEPPTEASKTCVTSSADPVSEHGGSTSPVLLAKVSVPASESSGLSSQQSFPSHSQFPETQSPAASEASVCLPVTPASPSAALPNEPPCHSPSSELPAEAAPETPRPNNSPVETVSGPHSSQQPLVLLPQPLNEGTEFPDLTGTFPCGEEAAARGHTESRPSSLAQRRFSEGVLRPPSQDQDKLGGSLAALPQDQGSQSALDRPFGSGTESNWSLSQSFEWTFPTRPSGLGVWRLDSPPPSPITEASEAAEAAEAGNWAISGREEGVSQLGPETPSAPESPGKPISGVQGNDPGISLPQRDDGGSQPQSPAVLPSSVEGPPGTPLLQAKENYEDQEPLAGQESPITLATREAALPVLEPVLGQQQPTPSDQPCILFVDAPDPEQALSTEEEVVTLGWAETTQPMSEAQEPCSVSPEPTGPESSSRWLDDLLASPPPNSGGARRAAGAELKDIQSPSTCSEGLLGWSQKDLQSEFGVAADSCPSSFGPSSWSQDASQNYSLGGRSPGGDPGLGKRDWSSKCGQGSGEGSTREWASRCSLGQEVIRIGSSQDESEVPVHERAVGKPAQLGTQGLEADAQEWEFGKRDSQDPYSSHDKELQDQEFGKRDPLGSFSIRDANLQDWEFGKRVSVSTNQDTDETHQELGKNLSRGYSSQDAEEQDREFEKRDSVLDLHGSRATAQQDQEFRKSAWLKDYSGGGSRVLGSQERGFGTRSLSSGFSPEEAQQQDEEFEKKTPVVEDRFRETSRDVGQLEEGAPGGLLSPSTPNSQDGAARPKDEGSWQAGDSSQEITRLQAESQSPTNLDSEDKGKEQRGWTGEFSLGVAAQSEATFSPGRQDWSRDLCVEASESSYQFGIIGNDRVSGAGLSPSRKSGGGHFVPPGETKAGAVDWTDQLGLRNLEVSSCMSSEGSSEARENVVGQMGWSDSLGLNNGDLARHLGTGDSEEPRGMGVGEKDWTSNVEARNRDLPGQAEVGRHSQARESGVGEPDWSGVEAGEFLKSRERGVGQADWTPDLGLRNMAPGAGCSPGEPRELGVGQVDWGDNLGLRNLEVSCDLESGGSRGCGVGEMDWAQDLGLRNLRLCGAPSEVRECGVGRVGPDLELDPKSSGSLSPGLETGELLEARELGVGETSGPETQGEDSSSPSLETPLEDTGMDTGEAPSLGASPSRCPARSPPSGSQSLLEGIMTASSSQGATQRESAASSSRVLLVEEGVPAGAGQGEPQEPSRDPLPPSRPQPDGEASQVEEVDGMWSFTGGARQDEQVSAPPPRRPPRGLLPSCPSEDFSFIEDTEILDSAMYRSRASLGRKRGHRAPAIRPGGTLGLSETADSDTRLFQDSTEPRASQVPSSDEEVVEEPQSRRTRMSLGTKGLKVNLFPGLSPSALKAKLRSRNRSAEEGEVTESKSSQKESSVQRSKSCKVPGLGKPLTLPPKPEKSSGSEGSSPNWLQALKLKKKKI